A single genomic interval of Prionailurus viverrinus isolate Anna chromosome A2, UM_Priviv_1.0, whole genome shotgun sequence harbors:
- the CNN1 gene encoding calponin-1: protein MSSAHFNRGPAYGLSAEVKNKLAQKYDHQREQELREWIEGVTGRRIGNNFMDGLKDGIILCEFINKLQPGSVKKVNESTQNWHQLENIGNFIKAITKYGVKPHDIFEANDLFENTNHTQVQSTLLALASMAKTKGNKVNVGVKYAEKQERRFEPEKLREGRNIIGLQMGTNKFASQQGMTAYGTRRHLYDPKLGTDQPLDQATISLQMGSNKGASQAGMTAPGTKRQIFEPGLGMEHCDTLNVSLQMGSNKGASQRGMTVYGLPRQVYDPKYCLTPEYPELGEPAHNHHPHNYYNSA, encoded by the exons ATGTCTTCTGCTCACTTCAACCGGGGCCCCGCCTATGGGTTGTCGGCTGAGGTCAAGAACAAG ctggccCAGAAGTACGACCACCAGCGGGAGCAGGAGCTTCGAGAATGGATCGAGGGGGTGACAGGGCGCCGCATCGGCAACAACTTCATGGACGGCCTCAAAGATGGCATCATTCTTTGCGA GTTCATCAATAAACTCCAGCCGGGCTCCGTGAAGAAGGTCAATGAGTCGACCCAAAACTGGCACCAG CTGGAAAACATCGGCAACTTCATCAAGGCCATCACCAAGTATGGGGTGAAGCCCCACGACATTTTCGAGGCCAACGACCTGTTTGAGAACACCAACCACACCCAGGTGCAGTCTACCCTCCTGGCCCTGGCCAGCATG GCCAAGACGAAAGGGAATAAAGTGAACGTAGGGGTGAAGTACGCGGAGAAGCAGGAACGGAGATTTGAGCCAGAGAAGCTACGAGAAGGGAGGAACATCATCGGGCTTCAG ATGGGCACGAACAAGTTTGCCAGCCAGCAGGGCATGACGGCCTACGGCACCCGGCGCCACCTGTACGACCCCAAGCTGGGCACGGACCAGCCCCTGGACCAGGCTACCATCAGCCTGCAGATGGGCAGCAACAAGGGGGCCAGCCag GCCGGGATGACCGCACCCGGGACCAAGCGACAGATCTTCGAGCCGGGGCTGGGCATGGAGCATTGCGACACGCTCAACGTCAGCCTGCAGATGGGCAGCAACAAGGGGGCCTCGCAGCGGGGCATGACGGTGTACGGGCTGCCGCGCCAGGTCTATGACCCCAAGTACTGCCTGACGCCCGAGTACCCGGAGCTGGGCGAGCCTGCCCACAACCACCACCCGCACAACTACTACAACTCGGCCTAG
- the ELOF1 gene encoding transcription elongation factor 1 homolog — translation MGRRKSKRKPPPKKKMTGTLETQFTCPFCNHEKSCDVKMDRARNTGVISCTVCLEEFQTPITYLSEPVDVYSDWIDACEAANQ, via the exons ATGGGGCGCAGAAAGTCCAAACGGAAGCCACCCCCCAAGAAGAAGATGACAGGCACCTTAGAGACCCAGTTCACCTGCCCCTTCTGCAACCACGAGAAGTCTTGTGACGtgaaaat GGACCGGGCCCGCAACACCGGAGTCATCTCGTGTACCGTGTGCCTAGAGGAGTTCCAGACGCCCATCACAT ATCTGTCAGAACCGGTGGACGTGTACAGCGATTGGATAGATGCCTGCGAGGCAGCCAACCAGTAG